A single region of the Nocardioides aurantiacus genome encodes:
- a CDS encoding thioesterase family protein — translation MTHELDRTAAVTSLGAGAYAAHLDPGWVVGGGVNGGYVLAVATAALRAELAGVGHLDPVSTSGYYLSPSVPGPATVRTRVLRTGGRRSTVAATLSQEQDGVEVDRLTVLAVLGTVEAGGAPASDAALEAVRREPAPVDLPPVEECVSAADDPDGARLAPPLMQRLDLRLDPAYAGWAVGRPSRAGVVQGWLRLADHRPPDPWSLLVVADALPPVSFDLGLPGWAPTVELTVHVRQRPVDGWLRVRHATRTVAGGSFEEDCEIWDEAGHLVAQARQLALLPRAPRTPS, via the coding sequence ATGACCCACGAGCTCGATCGCACCGCCGCCGTCACGTCCCTCGGCGCGGGCGCGTACGCCGCCCACCTCGACCCCGGCTGGGTCGTCGGCGGCGGGGTCAACGGTGGCTACGTGCTGGCCGTGGCGACCGCCGCGCTGCGCGCCGAGCTCGCCGGGGTCGGCCACCTCGACCCGGTGAGCACGAGCGGCTACTACCTCTCGCCCAGCGTGCCCGGCCCGGCCACGGTCCGCACCCGTGTGCTGCGCACCGGCGGCCGTCGTTCGACGGTGGCGGCGACGCTGAGCCAGGAGCAGGACGGCGTCGAGGTCGACCGACTGACGGTGCTGGCGGTCCTGGGCACGGTCGAGGCGGGCGGCGCCCCGGCGTCCGACGCGGCCCTCGAGGCCGTACGCCGCGAGCCTGCGCCCGTCGACCTGCCACCGGTCGAGGAGTGCGTCAGTGCCGCCGACGACCCTGACGGCGCCCGCCTCGCGCCGCCCCTGATGCAGCGGCTGGACCTCCGCCTCGACCCGGCGTACGCCGGTTGGGCGGTCGGGCGACCCAGCCGGGCCGGCGTGGTCCAGGGCTGGCTGCGTCTGGCCGACCACCGCCCGCCCGACCCCTGGTCGCTGCTCGTCGTCGCCGACGCCCTGCCGCCGGTGAGCTTCGACCTGGGCCTGCCCGGGTGGGCCCCCACGGTGGAGCTCACCGTGCACGTGCGGCAGCGTCCGGTGGACGGCTGGCTGCGGGTGCGCCACGCGACCCGGACCGTCGCCGGTGGGAGCTTCGAGGAGGACTGCGAGATCTGGGACGAGGCGGGCCATCTCGTCGCCCAGGCGCGGCAGCTGGCGCTCCTCCCACGCGCCCCTCGGACCCCTTCCTGA
- a CDS encoding lytic transglycosylase domain-containing protein codes for MSRRTTVAGLLGCALLAAPVASSSQGPTALQPEQAAAETVPTATSTATTDVPLPDAVVVPAATGARSWASGAAPTGVAPDRLSSVVLDAYTRAAALAPERCHLTVPLLAAIGQVESGNLVGRAMDEGHRVTPALVGPRLDGGAFTAVADTDKGQLDGDRKFDRALGPLQFLPSTWRSVGVDLDADGTRDPQSIYDAAGGAMVYLCGEGRDLAQDADLRDAVLSYNRSQAYLSQVLRWKTTFDAAELDQLTSMPAFSSWAVSTPVEASRVDVAEAVRPVPVGARESRPTSTRTSGSTGSGSAVGTPSRPTPSGPASPGTPGATPSAPGTSPSAPGTTPSTPGTTPSDPATPGTSPSTPATPTTPATPGGTPSPSDPAGPAPTEPGSPTPTPDPKPTPDPTPTPDPEPTPAPAVPALADLPVCVEPDPALPEPAPVDAATHPQLTLGEAEGTVVLPDGTLVRLEQLCQGTPAA; via the coding sequence ATGAGCCGTCGAACGACCGTGGCCGGACTGCTGGGATGCGCGCTGCTCGCCGCTCCCGTGGCGTCCTCCAGCCAGGGCCCCACCGCGCTGCAGCCCGAGCAGGCCGCCGCCGAGACCGTCCCCACCGCCACCTCGACCGCCACCACGGACGTCCCGCTCCCCGACGCCGTGGTCGTCCCCGCCGCCACCGGTGCTCGCTCCTGGGCGTCCGGGGCCGCCCCCACCGGGGTCGCCCCCGACCGGCTCTCCTCGGTCGTCCTGGACGCCTACACCCGCGCCGCCGCGCTCGCCCCCGAGCGCTGCCACCTGACCGTCCCGCTGCTCGCCGCCATCGGCCAGGTCGAGAGCGGCAACCTCGTCGGCCGGGCGATGGACGAGGGCCACCGGGTCACCCCCGCCCTCGTCGGCCCGCGCCTGGACGGCGGCGCGTTCACGGCCGTGGCCGACACCGACAAGGGCCAGCTCGACGGCGACCGGAAGTTCGACCGGGCCCTCGGGCCGCTGCAGTTCCTGCCCTCGACCTGGCGCTCGGTGGGCGTCGACCTCGACGCCGACGGCACCCGCGACCCGCAGAGCATCTACGACGCCGCCGGCGGCGCCATGGTCTACCTGTGCGGCGAGGGCCGCGACCTGGCCCAGGACGCCGACCTCCGCGACGCGGTGCTCTCCTACAACCGCTCGCAGGCCTACCTCTCCCAGGTGCTGCGCTGGAAGACCACCTTCGACGCCGCCGAGCTCGACCAGCTGACCTCGATGCCGGCCTTCTCGTCCTGGGCCGTCTCGACCCCGGTCGAGGCGTCGCGCGTCGACGTCGCCGAGGCCGTCCGTCCCGTCCCGGTCGGGGCCCGCGAGTCGCGCCCCACGAGCACGAGGACCTCCGGCAGCACCGGCAGCGGCAGCGCCGTCGGCACGCCCTCGCGGCCGACGCCCTCCGGCCCGGCCTCGCCCGGCACCCCCGGCGCGACCCCGAGCGCCCCCGGCACCTCCCCGAGCGCCCCCGGCACCACCCCGAGCACGCCCGGCACCACCCCGAGCGACCCGGCGACCCCGGGCACCTCGCCGAGCACCCCGGCCACCCCGACGACCCCGGCGACCCCGGGCGGCACGCCGTCCCCGAGCGACCCGGCCGGCCCGGCGCCCACCGAGCCCGGCAGCCCGACGCCGACCCCCGACCCGAAGCCCACTCCCGACCCGACGCCGACGCCCGACCCGGAGCCGACGCCGGCCCCGGCGGTCCCGGCGCTCGCCGACCTGCCGGTGTGCGTGGAGCCCGACCCGGCGCTGCCGGAGCCCGCGCCGGTCGACGCGGCCACCCACCCGCAGCTCACGCTGGGCGAGGCCGAGGGCACCGTGGTGCTCCCCGACGGGACCCTGGTGAGGCTCGAGCAGCTCTGCCAGGGCACCCCCGCGGCCTGA
- a CDS encoding sensor histidine kinase, whose protein sequence is MDSSGAAPAAVDDVLRVLAGPDDVDLQDLLRLAAVLCDAEAAGMTIRRQDCFHVPLTFGIEPFVCPADDTFCATVMDRDEVVVVPDAQERAEFRTISWVDGTRASTRFYASAPLHSPDGGSLGRLCVIDPRPHDLGPLQRRSLGTLAASVTQLIELRLRRETDLGTSRPEGEAATTVVSQIAAELSHDMRVPLAALTAGVELLEDQLADHRTPTVDTLLERMRSSAGRLLRMLEQNLDLDPAETRRTSTDVDLGRVVERLVADSAHVLDPVGAVVETRNLPVVRADPDAMYAVLQNLLGNAVKFARPDVAPWIRVTARRRPGGYRIAVRDNGVGIPDERRAQAFALFQRGDHDVEGHGIGLATVSRLVRAHRGDVGIDAVPEGGTEVWFELPDEP, encoded by the coding sequence ATGGATTCCTCCGGGGCTGCACCGGCAGCGGTCGACGACGTCCTCCGCGTCCTCGCGGGGCCCGACGACGTCGACCTGCAGGACCTGCTGCGGCTCGCGGCCGTGCTGTGCGACGCCGAGGCCGCGGGAATGACCATCCGCCGCCAGGACTGCTTCCACGTCCCGCTGACCTTCGGCATCGAGCCCTTCGTCTGTCCCGCCGACGACACCTTCTGCGCCACGGTGATGGACCGCGACGAGGTGGTCGTGGTCCCCGACGCGCAGGAGCGCGCCGAGTTCCGCACCATCAGCTGGGTCGACGGCACCCGGGCCAGCACCCGCTTCTACGCCTCCGCCCCGCTGCACTCCCCCGACGGCGGCTCGCTGGGACGGCTGTGCGTCATCGACCCGCGCCCGCACGACCTCGGACCGTTGCAGCGCCGGTCGCTCGGGACCCTGGCCGCGAGCGTGACCCAGCTGATCGAGCTGCGGCTGCGTCGCGAGACCGACCTGGGCACGAGCCGCCCCGAGGGCGAGGCCGCCACCACGGTCGTCAGCCAGATCGCCGCCGAGCTCAGCCACGACATGCGGGTCCCCCTCGCGGCGCTGACCGCGGGGGTGGAGCTGTTGGAGGACCAGCTGGCCGACCACCGGACCCCGACCGTCGACACCCTCCTGGAGCGGATGCGCAGCTCGGCCGGCCGGCTGCTGCGGATGCTCGAGCAGAACCTCGACCTCGACCCCGCCGAGACCCGGCGCACGAGCACCGACGTCGACCTCGGCCGCGTGGTGGAGCGGCTCGTCGCCGACTCCGCCCACGTGCTGGACCCCGTCGGCGCGGTCGTGGAGACCCGGAACCTGCCGGTCGTCCGGGCCGACCCCGACGCGATGTACGCCGTCCTCCAGAACCTGCTGGGCAACGCCGTGAAGTTCGCCCGTCCCGACGTGGCGCCCTGGATCCGCGTGACCGCGCGGCGCCGCCCCGGGGGCTACCGGATCGCGGTGCGCGACAACGGCGTCGGCATCCCCGACGAGCGGCGGGCGCAGGCGTTCGCGCTGTTCCAGCGGGGCGACCACGACGTCGAGGGCCACGGCATCGGGCTGGCCACGGTCTCGCGGCTGGTCCGGGCCCACAGGGGCGACGTCGGCATCGACGCGGTGCCCGAGGGCGGCACCGAGGTGTGGTTCGAGCTGCCCGACGAGCCCTGA
- the mshB gene encoding N-acetyl-1-D-myo-inositol-2-amino-2-deoxy-alpha-D-glucopyranoside deacetylase: MDKHLLLVHAHPDDESIGQGATMARYVAEGVGVTLVTCTGGEMGEILVPELEHLAADRDDGLGEHRRGELANAMKALGVTDHRYLGGFGRFRDSGMQWHADGHAVAADDVPANAFWHADLTEAATLLVEVIREVRPQVLVTYDEFGGYGHPDHVQAHRVATYAVALAAVPSYRPDLGEHHDVAKVYWGAMSAEKVREGLRALRDAGDTTTFEGMEPDGDLPAFMVPDAALTAAVDATDYAAAKTEALKAHRTQIAVDGPFFALSNNQGANIWGTEYFRIAKGVPAPTEGDALEDDLFAGLV, translated from the coding sequence ATGGACAAGCACCTGCTTCTCGTGCACGCCCACCCCGACGACGAGAGCATCGGGCAGGGCGCGACCATGGCCCGCTACGTCGCCGAGGGGGTCGGCGTCACCCTGGTGACCTGCACCGGCGGCGAGATGGGCGAGATCCTGGTGCCCGAGCTCGAGCACCTCGCCGCCGACCGTGACGACGGCCTCGGCGAGCACCGCCGCGGTGAGCTGGCCAACGCGATGAAGGCCCTGGGCGTCACCGACCACCGCTACCTCGGCGGCTTCGGCCGGTTCCGCGACTCCGGCATGCAGTGGCACGCCGACGGCCACGCGGTGGCCGCCGACGACGTGCCCGCCAACGCGTTCTGGCACGCCGACCTGACCGAGGCGGCCACGCTGCTGGTCGAGGTGATCCGCGAGGTGCGACCGCAGGTGCTGGTCACCTACGACGAGTTCGGCGGCTACGGCCACCCCGACCACGTGCAGGCCCACCGCGTCGCGACGTACGCCGTGGCCCTCGCCGCCGTGCCCTCCTACCGCCCCGACCTCGGCGAGCACCACGACGTGGCCAAGGTCTACTGGGGCGCGATGTCGGCCGAGAAGGTCCGCGAGGGCCTGCGCGCGCTGCGCGACGCGGGCGACACCACCACCTTCGAGGGCATGGAGCCCGACGGTGACCTGCCGGCGTTCATGGTCCCCGACGCGGCGCTGACTGCGGCCGTCGACGCGACCGACTACGCCGCCGCCAAGACCGAGGCGCTCAAGGCCCACCGCACCCAGATCGCCGTGGACGGCCCGTTCTTCGCGCTGTCGAACAACCAGGGCGCCAACATCTGGGGCACGGAGTACTTCCGCATCGCCAAGGGAGTCCCCGCACCGACCGAGGGCGACGCGCTCGAGGACGACCTCTTCGCCGGGCTGGTCTGA
- a CDS encoding (deoxy)nucleoside triphosphate pyrophosphohydrolase has translation MSVVGVAVRAGGRVLAARRTAPVALAGRWELPGGKVAPGETLEQAGVREVREELGCEVRCVGVLPRQVPLAWPLVLHVVVADLVDGEPVPQEHDAVRWLAADQLEEVGWLEGDRPFLDLVRGWL, from the coding sequence GTGAGCGTGGTGGGAGTGGCGGTGCGCGCCGGGGGGCGGGTCCTGGCGGCGCGGCGTACGGCACCCGTGGCGTTGGCCGGCCGCTGGGAGCTCCCCGGCGGCAAGGTCGCCCCGGGCGAGACCCTCGAGCAGGCCGGCGTCCGCGAGGTGCGCGAGGAGCTCGGCTGCGAGGTCCGCTGCGTCGGCGTGCTCCCGCGCCAGGTGCCGCTCGCGTGGCCGCTGGTGCTGCACGTCGTGGTCGCCGACCTCGTCGACGGCGAGCCGGTGCCGCAGGAGCACGACGCCGTGCGCTGGCTGGCGGCCGACCAGCTCGAGGAGGTCGGCTGGCTCGAGGGCGACCGACCGTTCCTGGACCTCGTGCGGGGGTGGCTCTAG